The following are encoded together in the Carettochelys insculpta isolate YL-2023 chromosome 24, ASM3395843v1, whole genome shotgun sequence genome:
- the IFNLR1 gene encoding interferon lambda receptor 1: protein MSAKQIGVLVALYSFQQILGSVAQRQPRMPLPPPRNVTLMSKNFSMALTWLPGEGSTPDVLYTVMYRIRDEIRRWEDVPDCQNISQTTCNLTCVRDLYNKFSARVKALSAGLQSSWVESNVLEYYFNVGLAPPTLQVSTVESTIHVNATFHLPSCVETVLSNLKYDLDFWEAGTENKTMFYDRMKWDQITIKPLPRSGNYCLSARASFQTIKLKHSEFSKPVCVLLNPNAMYWKIIVTLAVPSFILLFLCTVAASVFHLCKQAAKREKRPQALDFFNFRDPGKTLEKELSEKEHIEADILFCAEKPVVGVGRSIPLARNKPSLMASFLSLLEEDDSGSLRLYTEMPRCLKRAPSCQAASMSQQASHSELGSFHLDEGSVLDLAGLGFSHLVWNGGSPKEDTSGFHESEKSSLSDDSYLGDFTPIEARYPATGRCGQQDWDVDLNQSDVFLQKSVLTERLIGKPPTEEHHLLTSGPHYTNRQQHLHLGPTACVAEASEDSGSFSLDGQLVCFQTLKLMEDEGISSDSDSKSLTECTEGALPPLILVASETLAAETWGEGGSLQQESNSTSQFRGYQHARYMPRN from the exons ATGTCTGCCAAGCAAATCGGAGTCCTGGTAGCTCTGTATTCCTTCCAGCAGATTCTAG GCTCCGTAGCTCAGCGACAGCCCAGGATGCCACTGCCCCCACCTCGCAACGTGACGCTGATGTCAAAGAATTTCAGCATGGCCTTGACATGGCTCCCTGGCGAAGGGTCCACGCCAGACGTGCTGTATACTGTGATGTACCGAAT ACGGGATGAAATAAGGCGGTGGGAAGATGTCCCAGACTGCCAAAATATTTCCCAAACCACCTGCAACCTGACGTGTGTGCGGGATCTGTACAACAAATTCAGCGCCCGTGtcaaagccctgtctgctgggctccAGTCCTCCTGGGTGGAGTCAAATGTCCTGGAATATTATTTCAATG tgggcctggctccccccacACTGCAAGTGAGCACAGTGGAAAGTACAATCCATGTGAATGCCACTTTCCACCTGCCCTCCTGCGTGGAGACAGTCCTTTCCAATCTGAAGTATGACCTGGACTTCTGGGAAGCTGGAACTGAAAACAAG ACAATGTTCTATGACAGAATGAAGTGGGACCAGATAACAATCAAACCTCTGCCACGCAGCGGCAACTACTGCCTGAGCGCCAGGGCATCCTTCCAAACAATTAAACTAAAACACAGCGAGTTCTCCAAGCCAGTCTGCGTGCTCTTAAACCCCAACG CCATGTACTGGAAGATCATAGTCACCTTGGCTGTCCCGTCGTTCATCCTCCTTTTCCTCTGCACTGTTGCTGCCTCCGTCTTCCATCTCTGTAAACAAGCTGCCAAGAGAGAGAAGAGGCCTCAAGCTTTG GATTTCTTTAACTTTAGGGATCCTGGGAAGACCCTTGAGAAGGAGCTCAGCGAAAAGGAGCACATTGAGGCAGACATCCTCTTTTGTGCGGAGAAGCCAGTCGTGGGAGTGGGAAGGAGCATTCCTTTGGCGAGGAACAAGCCATCCCTCATGGCATCTTTCCTCTCCCTTTTGGAGGAAGACGACAGCGGCAGTCTCAGACTGTACACAGAAATGCCTCGGTGCCTGAAGAGAGCACCCAGCTGCCAAGCAGCCAGTATGAGTCAACAAGCGTCCCACTCGGAACTGGGCAGCTTCCACCTTGACGAAGGGTCGGTGTTGGACCTAGCAGGGTTGGGGTTCTCTCACCTTGTTTGGAACGGGGGCTCACCCAAGGAGGACACTTCTGGATTCCATGAAAGTGAGAAATCCTCCTTGTCCGATGATTCCTATTTGGGGGACTTTACGCCCATTGAAGCCAGATATCCAGCTACCGGTAGATGTGGGCAGCAGGACTGGGACGTAGACCTGAACCAAAGCGACGTCTTCCTTCAGAAGtctgtgttgacagagcggctGATTGGGAAGCCTCCCACTGAGGAGCATCACCTGCTGACGAGCGGTCCCCATTACACCAACCGTCAGCAGCATCTGCACCTTGGACCAACAGCTTGTGTGGCGGAAGCCAGCGAGGACTCCGGCAGCTTCTCCCTGGATGGGCAGCTTGTTTGCTTTCAGACTTTAAAGCTCATGGAGGACGAGGGCATCTCGAGTGACAGTGACAGCAAGAGCCTGACTGAGTGCACAGAAGGAGCCCTGCCACCGTTGATCTTGGTAGCAAGTGAGACTCTTGCAGCTGAGACttggggagaaggtgggagcTTGCAGCAAGAGAGCAACTCAACATCTCAATTCCGGGGATATCAGCATGCGCGTTATATGCCAAGGAACTGA